Proteins encoded together in one Candidatus Methylomirabilota bacterium window:
- a CDS encoding CoA transferase — MAENTALPLARYTILDLTRARAGPTCVRQLVDWGARAIKIEMPGGRDGDGMGGNRHGFDFQNLHRGKEAITLNLRDPEGVAIFKRLAKDADIIVENYRPDVKRRLGIDYEDIRAINPRIIYGSISGFGQSGPYRDRPGVDQIAQGMGGLMSITGLPGQGPVRVGIPIADLCSGVFLAQGILVALIERETTGQGKWVHTSLLEAQLSMLDFQASRWLMSKEVAPQAGNNHPTGIPTGVFETKDGHINIAAAGDDLYGRFCNAIGRPDLRTDARFSTARARSKNRDEMMAVLMPVTRLKTSAEWIQILNDAGVPCGPIYRIDEAFADPQVQHLQMAQPVTSPVLGDLTILGHPVSHGPKRLPIRKSAPELGQDNDGILGKLGFGPDQIKDLAKRGVI, encoded by the coding sequence ATGGCCGAGAACACCGCCCTTCCCCTCGCCCGCTACACGATCCTCGACCTCACCCGCGCCCGCGCCGGGCCCACGTGCGTGCGCCAGCTCGTCGACTGGGGCGCGCGGGCCATCAAGATCGAGATGCCCGGCGGACGCGACGGCGACGGCATGGGCGGCAACCGCCACGGCTTCGACTTCCAGAACCTCCACCGCGGGAAGGAAGCGATCACGCTGAACCTCCGCGATCCCGAGGGCGTGGCGATCTTCAAGCGCCTCGCCAAGGACGCCGACATCATCGTGGAGAACTACCGCCCGGACGTGAAGCGGCGGCTGGGTATCGACTACGAGGACATCCGCGCGATCAACCCGCGCATCATCTACGGCAGCATCTCCGGCTTCGGCCAGAGCGGGCCATATCGCGATCGCCCCGGCGTGGACCAGATCGCGCAGGGCATGGGCGGGCTCATGTCCATCACCGGGCTACCCGGCCAGGGCCCCGTGCGCGTGGGCATCCCGATCGCCGATCTCTGCTCGGGCGTCTTCCTCGCCCAGGGCATTCTCGTGGCGCTGATCGAGCGCGAGACCACCGGGCAGGGCAAGTGGGTGCACACCTCGCTGCTGGAAGCGCAGCTCTCCATGCTCGACTTCCAGGCCTCCCGCTGGCTCATGTCCAAAGAAGTGGCGCCGCAGGCGGGGAACAATCACCCCACCGGCATTCCGACCGGCGTGTTCGAGACCAAGGACGGCCACATCAACATCGCCGCCGCGGGCGACGATCTCTATGGGCGTTTCTGCAACGCGATCGGGCGGCCCGACCTCCGCACCGATGCGCGATTCTCGACCGCCCGAGCCCGATCGAAGAACCGGGATGAAATGATGGCGGTGCTCATGCCGGTCACACGGCTCAAGACGAGCGCGGAGTGGATTCAGATCCTCAACGACGCGGGCGTGCCCTGCGGGCCGATCTATCGGATCGACGAAGCGTTCGCCGATCCGCAGGTGCAGCATCTCCAGATGGCGCAGCCGGTGACGTCACCCGTCCTCGGCGATCTCACCATCCTCGGCCATCCCGTCTCGCACGGCCCCAAGCGCCTCCCCATCCGGAAGTCGGCGCCCGAGCTCGGTCAGGACAACGACGGCATCCTGGGCAAGTTGGGCTTCGGCCCCGACCAGATCAAGGACCTCGCCAAGCGCGGCGTCATCTGA
- a CDS encoding mandelate racemase/muconate lactonizing enzyme family protein: protein MKVAGLETYFLAAPLPQPVRTSTHVISAVSEVVVRLTTDAGHVGIGEGHGPFLFQQGPEGLRTVGNILRAITPLVVGQDPFDTERIWQDLFALTYTSVRGIPTLARQQRPLITALSAIDIALWDLKGKAIGRPVHALLGGALRPRVPAYVTGFYYRDGETDDDLRREAAMYLEAGYRTLKLKVGGLTPEADATRVGKIRKAVGKDVQLMVDANQGWSLPDALRAADLLAEHDIFWLEDPMPWYDERQTLRRLKAATKIPLAAGETEVSPFGLRTLLAEGLVDYLIVDSTWAGGLTTWRKAAVLAELHQIPMAAHHDPQIHVHAVAASPTGFILESFADPTRDPLWFELFRERPAIVDGFMAVPETPGLGLELRDEALQKYGVKVG, encoded by the coding sequence ATGAAGGTCGCCGGGCTCGAGACCTATTTTCTCGCCGCGCCCCTGCCGCAGCCGGTGCGCACGTCCACCCATGTGATCTCCGCAGTGAGCGAGGTGGTGGTGCGGCTCACCACCGACGCGGGCCACGTCGGGATCGGCGAAGGGCATGGGCCCTTCCTCTTCCAGCAGGGGCCCGAAGGCCTCCGCACCGTCGGCAATATCCTGCGCGCCATCACCCCGCTCGTGGTCGGCCAGGATCCCTTCGACACCGAGCGCATCTGGCAGGATCTCTTCGCCCTCACGTACACGAGCGTGCGCGGGATCCCCACCCTCGCGCGGCAGCAGCGGCCCCTCATCACCGCGCTGAGCGCCATCGACATCGCCCTGTGGGATCTCAAGGGCAAGGCGATCGGCCGGCCGGTGCACGCGCTGCTCGGCGGCGCGCTCCGCCCGCGCGTGCCCGCCTACGTCACCGGCTTCTACTACCGCGACGGCGAGACGGACGACGATCTCCGCCGCGAGGCCGCGATGTATCTCGAGGCGGGCTACCGCACGCTGAAGCTCAAGGTGGGCGGGCTCACGCCGGAGGCCGACGCCACGCGCGTCGGCAAGATCCGCAAGGCGGTGGGCAAGGACGTGCAGCTCATGGTGGACGCGAACCAGGGCTGGAGCCTTCCCGACGCGCTGCGCGCCGCCGACCTCCTCGCCGAGCACGACATCTTCTGGTTGGAGGATCCGATGCCCTGGTACGACGAGCGCCAGACGCTCCGCCGGCTCAAGGCCGCGACGAAGATCCCCCTCGCCGCCGGGGAGACCGAGGTGAGCCCGTTCGGCCTGCGCACCTTGCTGGCCGAGGGCCTGGTGGACTACCTCATCGTCGACTCCACCTGGGCCGGCGGGCTCACCACGTGGCGCAAGGCCGCGGTGCTGGCCGAGCTCCATCAGATCCCCATGGCCGCTCACCACGATCCGCAGATCCACGTGCACGCGGTGGCGGCCAGCCCCACCGGCTTCATCCTGGAATCGTTCGCCGATCCCACGCGCGATCCGCTCTGGTTCGAGCTCTTCCGCGAGCGGCCGGCCATCGTGGATGGCTTCATGGCGGTGCCCGAGACGCCCGGCCTCGGCCTCGAGCTGCGCGACGAAGCGCTACAGAAGTACGGCGTGAAGGTCGGCTGA
- a CDS encoding aldolase/citrate lyase family protein yields MRPNKMKQLWREGKCVTMGWLSVSHGFTAEIMARQGFDALVVDMQHGLTDMNDVWPMLQAISQTDTVPVVRVPWNDPATIMKALDFGAYAILVPLINTAEDAAKAVAACRYPPVGMRSSGPVRAVHYGGPDYVAKANDEIVVMGMVETKEGLANLDAICATPGLDAIYIGPSDLAFAIGMNPRPDNPDPVHMATCDKIRDTAHKHGKKACMHCASGTFAAGAVKRGYDLVMVTSDLASMMAGVKKHLDDLKAATA; encoded by the coding sequence GTGCGACCGAACAAGATGAAGCAGCTTTGGCGCGAGGGGAAATGCGTCACCATGGGGTGGCTCTCGGTGTCCCACGGCTTCACCGCCGAGATCATGGCGCGCCAGGGCTTCGATGCGCTCGTCGTGGACATGCAGCACGGCCTCACCGACATGAACGACGTGTGGCCGATGCTCCAGGCCATCTCGCAGACCGACACGGTGCCAGTGGTACGCGTGCCGTGGAACGATCCGGCCACCATCATGAAGGCGCTCGACTTCGGCGCCTACGCGATCCTCGTCCCCCTCATCAACACCGCCGAAGACGCCGCCAAGGCGGTGGCGGCCTGCCGCTATCCGCCGGTGGGCATGCGGTCGTCCGGCCCCGTGCGCGCCGTCCACTACGGCGGCCCCGACTACGTGGCCAAGGCCAATGACGAGATCGTGGTGATGGGGATGGTGGAGACCAAGGAAGGGCTCGCCAATCTCGACGCGATCTGCGCCACCCCGGGGCTCGATGCCATTTACATCGGTCCTTCCGATCTCGCTTTCGCCATCGGCATGAATCCTCGCCCCGACAACCCCGATCCCGTCCACATGGCGACCTGCGACAAGATCCGCGACACCGCCCACAAGCACGGCAAGAAGGCCTGCATGCACTGCGCGAGCGGGACCTTCGCGGCGGGCGCGGTCAAGCGCGGCTACGATCTCGTCATGGTGACCTCCGACCTGGCCTCGATGATGGCCGGGGTGAAGAAGCATCTCGACGACCTCAAGGCCGCGACGGCGTGA
- a CDS encoding enoyl-CoA hydratase-related protein yields MPVVFEKRGPIGLVTLSRPKSRNAWGADFNEGLAKYFLAMEDDDEIRCAVLTGDEAGGAFSAGADLKDPKTHTMASAADFIKSLPKRRDRAFEVLGNFPKPLVGAVNGYAVGIGCIVTFCCDLLVASDRAEWRLPQVKLGILPAYGGAARLARWVGRGNAMRLTLGIPLGAEEALRIGLAQWVVPHPRLMDKALEVAEHLASLPPLAARLAKESLIRGLDVPNLADASLVDLYRFATLELTEDKAEGHAAWREKRKPTFRGR; encoded by the coding sequence ATGCCCGTCGTCTTCGAGAAGCGCGGACCCATCGGCCTCGTCACGCTGAGCCGGCCCAAGTCGCGCAACGCCTGGGGCGCGGACTTCAACGAGGGCCTCGCGAAATATTTTCTCGCCATGGAGGACGACGACGAGATCCGCTGCGCCGTCCTCACCGGCGACGAGGCGGGCGGCGCCTTCTCCGCGGGCGCCGATCTCAAGGACCCGAAGACGCATACGATGGCCTCCGCCGCCGACTTCATCAAGAGCCTGCCCAAGCGCCGCGACCGTGCCTTCGAGGTGCTGGGCAATTTCCCCAAGCCCCTCGTGGGCGCGGTGAACGGTTACGCGGTGGGCATCGGCTGCATCGTGACGTTCTGCTGCGATCTGCTCGTGGCCTCTGACCGCGCGGAGTGGCGGCTGCCCCAGGTGAAGCTCGGCATCCTGCCCGCCTACGGGGGCGCCGCGCGCCTCGCGCGCTGGGTGGGGCGCGGCAACGCCATGCGCCTCACGCTCGGCATTCCGCTCGGCGCGGAGGAAGCGCTCCGCATCGGCCTCGCCCAGTGGGTGGTGCCGCACCCGCGCCTCATGGACAAGGCCCTCGAGGTGGCCGAGCACCTCGCCTCCCTGCCCCCGCTGGCCGCGCGGCTCGCCAAGGAGTCGCTGATTCGCGGGCTGGACGTGCCGAACCTCGCCGACGCCTCGCTGGTTGACCTCTACCGCTTCGCGACCCTCGAGCTCACCGAGGACAAAGCAGAGGGCCACGCGGCCTGGCGGGAGAAGCGCAAGCCGACGTTCCGCGGCCGCTGA
- a CDS encoding serine hydrolase domain-containing protein: MRAAALGLVVALALLSLPAPSAHAKDCRGETPLPADHAVVPAASSVPAEIAAFLGEWSGTWTARGQEWECMVLVVQEVYANGYARGVYSVGMAEAPGNSAPTFFKIAGRIADATLRFTLPIELPTAFAYRLDGDRLLGTFNGDRAEVILTRVPDLAALECGTAYRTPVAAPGATRDRLTAGELLATPEDSRRPIHNDYFLPIGPVGPPRHTLRGILTVPPFTAAPTQLGCDARSQDIPGFSVAFFTDGDQLVPVLRDVIPGARIILSRGRVWSEPGDGGLSRASFPFVAINDVNNFTHNVIATFVYDDTRVSSLAVQTVQETAMWAKLDYAARLPMSYTPGPIPGEAAQRAELRAVVAAELPMRPWSSLGNVPALAGFDGDSRTEDVSASGLVMDGVLYVRGCNTRYGPFPYCRQMRHGVFSVTKSLGAAVALLRLAQKYGDAVFDAELTDYLPAGAHAGWNKVTFAHALGMTTAIGDEKPVREPNDIVADENRPKMFRFLEKRTAREKLDLALSYRRYPWNPGEVLRYNSTQTYVLAWAMDAYLKRREGPQANLWDMMRREVLRPIGILDTPIMRTLEPEGRPGLPILAYGMYLSVDDAAKLAGLLQAGGRHGGVQLLSPTRLADALYQKDAGAGLPTGGINQFGDGRYHFSFWSIPYRAAAGCTVRVPFALGYGGNVVMLLPNGISTFRFSDGGNLDVDSMVLAGDALRPLCTSAGPTPPAAPPLTAAQIAADVVGRAYTVGPSRITYAPEGRVYSRWPEGVDVGTWRVTADGRFCRIWHVSDGGRERCYVVRPTADGWQLDNPERFTRVLLKRAPAE, translated from the coding sequence ATGCGCGCCGCCGCCCTCGGCCTCGTCGTCGCGCTGGCGCTGCTGTCGCTGCCTGCACCGTCCGCCCACGCCAAGGACTGCCGCGGCGAGACCCCGCTGCCCGCCGATCACGCCGTCGTCCCCGCTGCGTCCAGCGTCCCCGCCGAGATCGCCGCATTCCTGGGTGAGTGGAGCGGCACCTGGACGGCGCGCGGGCAGGAGTGGGAGTGCATGGTGCTGGTCGTGCAGGAGGTGTACGCGAACGGCTACGCGCGCGGTGTGTACAGCGTGGGCATGGCCGAGGCGCCGGGCAATTCGGCGCCAACGTTCTTCAAGATAGCCGGACGCATCGCCGATGCAACCCTGCGCTTCACCCTTCCCATAGAGCTGCCGACCGCCTTCGCGTATCGCTTGGACGGCGACCGCTTGCTCGGCACGTTCAACGGCGACCGCGCCGAGGTGATCCTGACGCGGGTGCCGGACCTGGCCGCGCTCGAGTGTGGCACCGCCTACCGCACGCCCGTCGCCGCACCCGGTGCGACTCGCGACCGCCTCACCGCCGGCGAGCTGCTCGCGACGCCGGAGGACTCAAGGCGGCCGATCCACAACGACTACTTCCTCCCCATCGGCCCCGTTGGCCCACCACGTCACACCCTTCGTGGGATCCTGACGGTGCCGCCCTTCACCGCTGCGCCCACGCAACTCGGCTGTGATGCGCGCTCCCAAGATATCCCCGGATTCTCCGTCGCGTTCTTTACGGATGGGGACCAGCTCGTGCCCGTACTCCGCGACGTGATCCCCGGCGCGCGCATCATCCTCTCGCGCGGGCGCGTCTGGTCCGAGCCGGGCGACGGCGGCCTCTCGCGCGCGTCGTTTCCGTTCGTGGCCATCAACGACGTCAACAACTTCACCCACAACGTGATCGCGACCTTCGTCTACGACGACACGCGCGTGTCGAGCCTCGCCGTGCAGACGGTGCAGGAGACGGCGATGTGGGCCAAGCTGGACTACGCCGCGCGCCTTCCCATGAGCTACACGCCCGGCCCCATTCCCGGCGAGGCGGCGCAGCGCGCCGAGCTCCGCGCCGTCGTCGCCGCGGAGCTGCCGATGCGTCCGTGGTCCTCCCTCGGAAACGTGCCCGCCCTCGCCGGCTTCGACGGCGACTCTCGGACGGAGGACGTGAGCGCCAGCGGCCTCGTGATGGACGGCGTGCTCTACGTGCGGGGCTGCAACACGCGCTACGGCCCCTTCCCCTATTGCCGCCAGATGCGCCACGGCGTCTTCTCCGTGACGAAATCGCTCGGCGCCGCCGTGGCCCTGCTGCGCCTCGCCCAGAAGTACGGCGACGCGGTCTTCGACGCCGAGCTGACCGACTATCTGCCCGCCGGTGCCCACGCAGGCTGGAACAAGGTCACGTTCGCGCACGCGCTCGGCATGACCACCGCCATCGGCGACGAGAAGCCGGTCCGCGAGCCCAACGACATCGTCGCGGACGAGAATCGCCCAAAGATGTTCCGCTTCCTGGAGAAGCGGACCGCGCGCGAGAAGCTCGACCTCGCCCTTTCCTACCGGCGCTATCCCTGGAACCCCGGCGAGGTGCTTCGCTACAACTCGACGCAAACCTATGTCCTCGCCTGGGCCATGGATGCCTACCTCAAGCGGCGCGAGGGGCCGCAGGCGAATCTCTGGGACATGATGCGCCGCGAAGTGCTCCGGCCCATCGGCATTCTCGACACCCCGATCATGCGCACCCTCGAGCCGGAGGGCCGGCCGGGCCTGCCCATTCTCGCTTACGGCATGTACCTCAGCGTCGACGACGCGGCGAAGCTCGCCGGCCTGCTCCAGGCGGGTGGACGCCACGGGGGCGTGCAGCTCCTGAGCCCCACCCGCCTCGCCGACGCGCTCTATCAGAAGGACGCCGGCGCGGGGCTGCCCACCGGCGGGATCAATCAGTTCGGCGACGGGCGCTATCACTTCTCCTTCTGGTCGATTCCCTATCGAGCCGCCGCCGGCTGCACCGTCCGCGTCCCGTTCGCGCTGGGCTACGGCGGCAACGTCGTGATGCTCCTTCCCAACGGGATCTCCACCTTCCGCTTCTCCGATGGCGGCAATCTCGACGTCGACTCGATGGTGCTGGCCGGCGACGCGCTGCGCCCGCTCTGCACATCCGCCGGGCCGACCCCGCCGGCCGCGCCGCCCCTTACCGCCGCGCAGATCGCCGCCGACGTGGTCGGGCGCGCGTACACCGTCGGCCCCTCCCGGATCACCTACGCGCCGGAGGGCCGCGTCTACAGCCGCTGGCCCGAGGGCGTGGACGTGGGCACGTGGCGCGTCACCGCCGACGGGCGCTTCTGCCGCATCTGGCACGTCTCGGACGGCGGGCGCGAGCGCTGCTACGTCGTGCGGCCGACCGCGGACGGCTGGCAGCTCGACAACCCCGAGCGATTCACGCGGGTGCTGCTCAAGCGCGCGCCCGCCGAGTGA
- a CDS encoding (2Fe-2S)-binding protein, whose translation MAKHHVEAIVNGDPVEFLCETEETLLDVLRDTLNLTGSKEGCASGDCGACSVMLDGRLVCSCLVLGAEMNGRKVDTIEGMATGEKLHPLQQEFLKHAALQCGICTPGVLVAAKALLDRNTDPSETEVRYWLAGNLCRCTGYDKIVTAVMDTAASMRKG comes from the coding sequence ATGGCCAAGCATCATGTCGAGGCGATCGTGAACGGCGATCCGGTGGAGTTCCTCTGCGAGACGGAGGAGACCCTGCTGGACGTGCTGCGTGACACGCTCAATCTGACCGGAAGCAAGGAAGGCTGCGCCTCCGGTGACTGCGGCGCGTGCAGCGTCATGCTGGACGGGCGGCTGGTGTGCTCGTGCCTGGTCCTGGGCGCGGAGATGAACGGAAGAAAAGTCGACACCATCGAGGGGATGGCCACCGGCGAGAAGCTCCATCCTCTCCAGCAGGAGTTCCTCAAGCACGCGGCGCTCCAGTGCGGGATCTGCACCCCGGGCGTGCTGGTGGCGGCGAAGGCCCTGCTCGATCGGAACACGGACCCCAGCGAGACCGAAGTGCGGTACTGGCTGGCCGGCAACCTCTGCCGGTGCACGGGGTACGACAAGATCGTGACCGCGGTGATGGACACCGCCGCGTCGATGAGAAAGGGATAG
- a CDS encoding xanthine dehydrogenase family protein subunit M: MRYEAPESLEGAVALLAGAKGEARVLAGGTDLLVQMRADILEPDLIVDIKKIPETRAITEENGGWRIGAAVTGAELKEHPRLKKVWPGVIEAANLIGSTQVQGRATMGGNLCNGSPAADSVPALIAAGAIATLAGPNGKRDLPVEDVMLGPRKLALQKGEIVASFLLPPRPPRSSDAYLRFIPRTEMDIAVVGAGVSLTVDGAGTITAARVSLGAVAARVLLVAEAAQAIIGSRLDKPAQDRLEAAAQAACRPIDDKRGTVEFRIQVAGVLARRAALIALDRARNS; encoded by the coding sequence ATGCGCTATGAGGCACCTGAATCGCTCGAGGGGGCAGTCGCCCTCCTCGCGGGCGCGAAGGGCGAGGCCCGGGTTCTGGCGGGAGGCACCGACCTCCTTGTCCAGATGCGGGCCGACATCCTCGAGCCCGATCTGATCGTCGACATCAAGAAGATCCCCGAGACGCGCGCAATCACCGAGGAAAACGGCGGCTGGCGCATCGGAGCCGCCGTCACCGGCGCCGAGCTGAAGGAGCACCCGCGGCTCAAGAAGGTGTGGCCGGGCGTGATCGAGGCCGCCAACCTCATCGGCTCGACGCAGGTGCAGGGCCGCGCCACGATGGGCGGCAACCTCTGCAACGGCTCGCCCGCCGCGGACAGCGTGCCGGCGCTCATCGCCGCGGGCGCCATCGCCACGCTGGCGGGGCCGAACGGAAAGCGCGATCTGCCGGTCGAGGACGTGATGCTCGGGCCCCGGAAGCTCGCCCTGCAGAAGGGCGAGATCGTGGCCTCGTTCCTCCTGCCTCCGCGGCCCCCGCGCTCGAGCGACGCATATCTCCGCTTCATCCCCCGCACCGAGATGGACATCGCGGTGGTGGGGGCGGGCGTGAGCCTGACGGTGGACGGGGCGGGCACGATCACGGCGGCGCGCGTGTCGCTGGGCGCGGTGGCCGCGCGCGTGCTGCTCGTGGCCGAGGCGGCGCAGGCCATCATCGGGAGCCGGCTCGACAAGCCGGCGCAGGACCGGCTGGAGGCGGCCGCGCAGGCCGCGTGCCGGCCCATCGACGACAAGCGGGGTACCGTGGAGTTCCGAATTCAGGTCGCGGGCGTGCTGGCGCGCAGGGCCGCCTTGATCGCGCTCGACCGTGCGAGGAATAGCTAG
- a CDS encoding LLM class flavin-dependent oxidoreductase translates to MDFGLFYLMQRDEAWSEDAVYSSDVQQMLAAEALGYHSVWIAEHHFNDYGLCPAPPVLAAFLAARTTRLRFGMGVSLLPLHHPVDLAEQLAVLDVVSGGRLDVGIGRGGTLQDYQTFQSNRDDARARVEEGIELLTRSWTGAPFDFQGRFHSAEGVHVRPRPVQRPHPPLYIAANSEDSVLSAARLGLPTLASFFVPVAELERRRDLYRDTARGAGRPDAEIAALEARGWGMRVVHVAPSRAEALAAVEAPFMSYQGKMAMLRSDRTGGSVPNSFDRNLLRLRPFEEYLNAGWTHLGTPDEVREGLERYMETTGMRRLLLLMALPGIATDLALRSMRMFMDHVAPKLSAATARAVSG, encoded by the coding sequence ATGGACTTCGGGCTCTTCTACCTCATGCAGCGCGACGAAGCCTGGAGCGAGGATGCCGTCTACTCGTCCGACGTCCAGCAGATGCTGGCCGCGGAGGCGCTCGGCTATCACTCGGTGTGGATCGCCGAGCATCACTTCAACGACTACGGGCTCTGCCCGGCCCCGCCGGTGCTCGCCGCCTTCCTCGCCGCGCGCACCACGCGACTCCGCTTCGGCATGGGCGTCTCGCTCCTCCCACTCCATCATCCGGTGGATCTCGCCGAGCAGCTCGCCGTGCTCGACGTGGTGAGCGGCGGCCGGCTCGACGTGGGAATCGGACGCGGCGGCACGCTGCAGGACTACCAGACCTTCCAGTCCAACCGCGACGACGCGCGAGCGCGGGTGGAGGAGGGCATCGAGCTGCTCACGCGCTCGTGGACGGGCGCGCCCTTCGACTTCCAGGGGCGCTTCCACTCCGCGGAAGGCGTGCACGTGCGGCCGCGCCCGGTGCAGCGCCCGCATCCCCCGCTGTACATCGCCGCCAACAGCGAGGACAGCGTGCTCTCCGCGGCGCGTCTGGGCCTGCCCACGCTGGCATCGTTCTTCGTGCCGGTGGCCGAGCTCGAGCGCCGGCGCGACCTCTACCGCGACACCGCCCGCGGCGCCGGCCGCCCCGATGCGGAGATCGCCGCGCTGGAAGCGCGTGGGTGGGGGATGCGAGTCGTTCACGTGGCGCCGAGCCGGGCCGAGGCACTGGCCGCGGTGGAGGCGCCCTTCATGAGCTATCAGGGGAAGATGGCGATGCTGCGCTCCGATCGCACGGGCGGCTCCGTGCCCAACTCCTTCGACCGCAATCTGCTCCGCCTGCGCCCGTTCGAGGAGTACCTCAACGCGGGCTGGACGCATCTGGGCACGCCCGACGAGGTGCGCGAGGGGCTCGAGCGCTACATGGAGACGACCGGCATGCGGCGGCTGCTCCTCCTCATGGCCCTGCCCGGGATCGCCACCGACCTCGCATTGCGGTCGATGCGGATGTTCATGGACCACGTGGCCCCGAAGCTCTCGGCGGCGACCGCTCGCGCCGTCTCGGGTTGA
- a CDS encoding PQQ-dependent sugar dehydrogenase, with protein MTSSSMARLAVLLLAILTCFGIMPVPARPQQQPTAPPKEEEVPFWAIGRPKTGAGAQMAPVPPFPVPTPAAQLPVGKIRVPAGFKVEVWVPEILDARGMRLGDKGTLFVSSNFVAGKIYAVIDKGGAREVKTIAEKLMLPNGIEFYKGSLYVATPKEVTRYDDIESTLDKPRDPVLVYDKLPGVVPHGWKFIRIGPDGKLYIPVGAPCNICDTTGDDYAQIRRINLDGSGMEIVARGVRNTVGFDFHPKTGELWFTDNQRDWLTEDLPNDELNRLTKTGQHFGYPYCHQGDLLDPEFGWGKSCADFTRPAALLGPHAAPLGMRFYTGKMFPEKYQNAIFIARHGPWNRTRKYAADVVAVFLNPNGTLKSVEPFMNGLVENNAYLGRPVDVLVMKDGSLLVSDDHAGAIYRISYSK; from the coding sequence GTGACTTCATCCTCGATGGCGCGGTTGGCAGTTTTGCTGCTCGCGATTCTCACCTGTTTCGGCATCATGCCGGTGCCCGCTCGCCCCCAGCAGCAGCCAACGGCGCCGCCCAAGGAAGAGGAAGTGCCGTTCTGGGCGATCGGGCGTCCCAAGACCGGCGCGGGCGCGCAGATGGCGCCGGTGCCCCCGTTCCCCGTGCCGACGCCGGCGGCGCAGCTTCCCGTCGGCAAGATCAGGGTGCCCGCCGGCTTCAAGGTCGAGGTGTGGGTGCCCGAGATCCTCGACGCGCGCGGCATGCGGCTCGGTGACAAGGGCACGCTGTTCGTCAGCTCCAACTTCGTGGCGGGCAAGATCTACGCGGTCATCGACAAGGGCGGGGCGCGCGAGGTCAAGACCATCGCCGAGAAGCTGATGCTCCCGAACGGGATCGAGTTCTACAAGGGCTCGCTCTACGTGGCCACGCCGAAGGAGGTCACGCGATACGACGACATCGAGAGCACGCTGGACAAGCCCAGGGATCCGGTGCTGGTCTACGACAAGCTGCCCGGCGTGGTGCCGCACGGCTGGAAGTTCATCCGGATCGGGCCCGACGGTAAGCTCTACATCCCGGTGGGCGCGCCGTGCAACATCTGCGACACGACCGGCGACGACTACGCGCAGATCCGCCGCATCAACCTCGACGGCAGCGGCATGGAGATCGTGGCCCGGGGCGTGCGCAACACCGTGGGCTTCGACTTCCATCCCAAGACGGGCGAGCTCTGGTTCACCGACAATCAGCGCGACTGGCTCACCGAGGATCTCCCCAACGACGAGCTGAACCGCCTCACGAAAACCGGTCAGCACTTCGGCTACCCGTACTGCCATCAAGGCGATCTGCTCGATCCCGAGTTCGGCTGGGGCAAGTCGTGCGCCGACTTCACCAGGCCGGCGGCCCTCCTCGGCCCGCACGCGGCGCCCCTCGGGATGCGCTTCTACACCGGCAAGATGTTCCCGGAGAAGTATCAGAACGCGATCTTCATCGCCCGGCACGGCCCGTGGAACCGCACGAGGAAGTACGCGGCCGACGTGGTGGCGGTGTTCCTGAACCCCAACGGGACCTTGAAGAGCGTCGAGCCCTTCATGAACGGCCTCGTGGAGAACAACGCCTATCTCGGCCGGCCGGTCGACGTGCTCGTGATGAAGGACGGCTCACTGCTCGTCTCCGACGACCACGCGGGCGCGATCTACCGGATCAGCTACAGCAAGTGA